One stretch of Streptomyces zhihengii DNA includes these proteins:
- a CDS encoding PP2C family protein-serine/threonine phosphatase, with protein MRLGLASARVYVADLQQRQLIDLPASPPEQRDAGEEDGEAEALPVDNSLAGHAYRTQTVRVARPGEADALSTGWVPVVDGIGRLGVLRVRAPELDASLLEQCQALADLVAMVLTTKQPYSDDLARTMRTRPMSLQAELLWAFLPPRTIGTDSVTSSAVLEPAYEAGGDAYDHSLAGTTLHLTLLDAMGHDLASGGCSAVALAACRSTRRAGGGLDDIAREIDSTLEQWIPDRLLTCVIANLDTATGRLDWVNCGHPPPLLIRDRHIVAGALDGVPHLPLGLTGWGVPPPPVQTVHLEPGDRVLLITDGVTEARSASGELFGEQRLADIVVRAMVDGFAAPEALRRLIKEIVVHQDQRLHDDATIVLVEWHPRPGRSVCGAVPAGTSTRARNPDSTGHPVKLDGP; from the coding sequence GTGCGCCTCGGGCTCGCCTCGGCGCGGGTGTACGTGGCCGATCTCCAGCAGCGTCAGCTGATCGACCTGCCCGCTTCCCCACCGGAACAACGCGATGCCGGGGAAGAGGACGGGGAGGCGGAAGCACTGCCGGTCGACAACTCGCTCGCGGGGCACGCCTATCGCACGCAGACGGTTCGCGTCGCGCGGCCTGGCGAAGCGGACGCGCTGTCCACCGGCTGGGTCCCCGTCGTGGACGGCATCGGCCGCCTGGGGGTGCTGCGGGTCCGGGCTCCGGAACTCGACGCGTCCCTGCTTGAACAGTGTCAGGCTCTAGCCGATCTGGTGGCCATGGTGCTGACCACCAAGCAGCCCTACAGTGACGACCTCGCCCGTACCATGCGCACCCGGCCGATGAGCCTGCAGGCCGAACTCCTGTGGGCCTTTCTGCCGCCGCGCACCATCGGCACGGACTCCGTGACCTCCAGCGCTGTCCTGGAGCCGGCCTATGAGGCGGGGGGCGATGCGTACGACCACAGCCTGGCCGGCACGACACTGCACCTAACCCTGCTCGACGCCATGGGGCACGACCTCGCCTCCGGAGGCTGCAGCGCCGTGGCGCTGGCCGCCTGCCGCTCCACACGGCGCGCCGGTGGCGGACTCGACGACATCGCGCGGGAGATCGACAGCACGCTGGAGCAGTGGATCCCCGACCGCTTGCTGACCTGCGTCATCGCGAACCTGGACACCGCCACCGGCCGCCTGGACTGGGTCAATTGCGGTCACCCGCCGCCGCTGCTGATCCGTGACCGGCACATCGTGGCAGGAGCACTGGACGGTGTCCCTCACCTGCCGCTCGGGCTGACCGGCTGGGGGGTGCCCCCTCCGCCCGTCCAAACGGTGCATCTGGAGCCCGGCGACCGCGTACTCCTGATCACCGACGGCGTCACCGAGGCACGCTCGGCCTCCGGAGAGCTGTTCGGCGAACAACGCCTGGCCGACATCGTCGTGCGCGCCATGGTGGACGGCTTCGCCGCCCCCGAAGCCCTCCGCCGCCTGATCAAGGAGATCGTCGTCCACCAGGACCAACGGCTCCACGACGACGCCACCATCGTGCTCGTCGAGTGGCATCCCCGGCCCGGGCGGTCGGTGTGCGGGGCCGTCCCGGCCGGCACGTCGACGAGGGCCCGCAACCCCGACTCCACCGGGCATCCTGTGAAACTGGACGGTCCGTGA
- a CDS encoding HEAT repeat domain-containing protein: MRLIKLFADDREEEFCVLAVDALTNWSASETNNEVLATVLLGLGSYAGPRAEAALLGPADHHDADVRRAVAAGLGTSRDTPCLSTEAREALLTLRGDPDPDVRIDACRRAGEEGQGDSALSDAMAALLGHPERRVQLAAVCGLALHDDELCVEAADRLGPPRPGFRSEELGCP; this comes from the coding sequence ATGCGGCTGATCAAGCTCTTCGCCGACGACCGCGAGGAAGAGTTCTGCGTCCTCGCCGTCGACGCCCTCACCAACTGGTCGGCCTCGGAGACGAACAACGAGGTGCTCGCGACAGTCCTCCTTGGACTCGGTTCGTACGCCGGACCGCGTGCCGAAGCGGCGCTTCTGGGGCCTGCCGACCACCACGACGCCGATGTCCGGCGTGCCGTGGCCGCCGGCCTCGGCACGAGCCGGGACACCCCATGCCTGTCCACCGAAGCTCGGGAGGCGCTCCTGACCCTGAGGGGCGACCCCGATCCAGACGTGCGGATCGACGCCTGCCGGCGTGCCGGCGAGGAAGGACAGGGCGATTCCGCGCTGTCCGACGCCATGGCGGCACTCCTCGGGCACCCGGAACGCCGGGTTCAGCTGGCTGCCGTATGCGGTCTCGCCCTCCACGACGACGAACTGTGCGTGGAAGCGGCAGACCGTCTGGGCCCTCCGCGGCCCGGCTTCCGCAGCGAGGAACTCGGCTGCCCTTGA
- a CDS encoding SigB/SigF/SigG family RNA polymerase sigma factor produces the protein MATDAQAGPEERVPDVAELPWVEDAGKVAPRDARALSKVFFDRLQVLEEGTRAHQYARNTLIEMNLSLVQFAARRFRGREAGDMEDVIQVGTIGLIKAIDRFDLSREVEFSTFAIPYIVGEIKRFFRDTSWAVHVPRRLQELRIALAQAKELLAARLDREPTVGELADHLQLGEDEIIEGLIASNGYTAGSLEVPGDGEGPAGVARPYEDVLGAVDPALERAEDLHALAPLLGGLGERDRRIIAMRFGQEMTQAQIGAELGVSQMHVSRLLSRALAQLRTGMLA, from the coding sequence ATGGCGACCGACGCGCAGGCGGGCCCGGAAGAGCGGGTCCCGGATGTTGCCGAGCTGCCCTGGGTCGAGGATGCGGGGAAGGTCGCTCCCAGGGACGCCCGAGCGCTGTCGAAGGTGTTCTTCGACCGGCTGCAGGTGCTGGAGGAGGGCACGCGCGCGCATCAGTACGCACGCAACACGCTCATCGAGATGAACCTCTCTTTGGTGCAGTTCGCCGCCCGCCGCTTCCGCGGCCGTGAGGCCGGTGACATGGAGGACGTCATCCAGGTCGGCACCATTGGTCTGATCAAGGCGATCGACCGGTTCGACCTGTCCCGTGAGGTCGAGTTCAGCACCTTCGCCATCCCCTACATCGTCGGCGAGATCAAGCGCTTCTTCCGCGACACCAGCTGGGCTGTCCACGTACCCCGCCGCTTGCAGGAACTGCGTATCGCGCTGGCTCAGGCGAAGGAACTCCTTGCTGCCCGCCTGGACCGTGAACCGACCGTGGGGGAACTGGCGGACCACCTCCAGTTGGGCGAGGACGAGATCATCGAGGGCTTGATCGCTTCCAACGGGTACACGGCCGGTTCACTGGAGGTGCCCGGCGACGGAGAGGGCCCGGCGGGCGTCGCACGCCCTTATGAGGACGTTCTGGGGGCGGTAGATCCGGCGCTGGAGAGGGCGGAGGATCTGCACGCGCTGGCTCCGCTTCTCGGGGGGCTCGGTGAGCGGGACCGCCGCATCATCGCCATGCGGTTCGGCCAGGAGATGACCCAGGCCCAGATCGGTGCAGAACTCGGCGTTTCCCAGATGCATGTGTCCCGCCTGCTGTCCCGCGCGCTCGCGCAGCTCCGCACCGGCATGCTCGCCTGA
- a CDS encoding TetR/AcrR family transcriptional regulator has translation MAAAARVLHEQGVERTTLADIAQAADVPVGNVYYYFKTKDELIQAALSEHSAHLDQLTARLEQMTDPRARLKALIETWIEQRDLAARRGCPTGTLAVELDKRTEGDLDAEAGALIRRLLDWASGQFRELGLPDPDDLALTLVAGYQGMSLMANALRDPGIMSREGDRLLRWVDTLQLPDRNPSPRTR, from the coding sequence ATGGCGGCAGCGGCCCGTGTCCTGCATGAGCAAGGGGTTGAACGCACCACCCTCGCCGACATCGCGCAGGCGGCCGACGTCCCCGTCGGCAACGTGTACTACTACTTCAAGACCAAGGACGAGCTGATCCAGGCGGCGCTGTCCGAGCACAGCGCACACCTGGACCAACTCACCGCCCGTCTGGAGCAGATGACCGACCCGCGCGCCCGCCTGAAGGCCCTTATCGAGACCTGGATCGAGCAGCGTGACCTGGCCGCGCGCCGCGGCTGCCCCACTGGCACCTTGGCCGTCGAACTCGACAAGCGCACCGAGGGAGATCTCGACGCGGAAGCCGGCGCACTCATCCGCCGGCTGCTGGACTGGGCCTCGGGCCAGTTCCGTGAACTCGGGCTGCCCGACCCGGACGACCTCGCCCTCACCCTTGTCGCCGGCTACCAAGGCATGTCGCTTATGGCCAACGCACTGCGCGACCCCGGCATCATGAGCCGTGAAGGAGACCGTCTGCTGCGCTGGGTCGACACCCTCCAGCTGCCCGACCGGAACCCGTCCCCCAGGACCCGCTGA
- a CDS encoding SDR family oxidoreductase, whose translation MIVVTGATGNIGRTLVSLLAEAGEDVVAVSRRAEVEGLPSQVRPVRADVGDSASMQPVLQRADGLFLLLGGELNGRGESPSALVGAAVEAGVKRIVLLSSQLNSTRPHALSHERLRAFEGSVRTSGADFTILRPGGFASNSLGWAESIRAQRTVFAPFGDVALPVIDPADIAAVATAALIEERHSGRTYVLTGPEAISPRQQTAAISRGLGERVAFQELSRAEAHARMAQFMPEQVIDGTLDVLGVPLPAEQAPSPDVEEVLHRPAAPFDAWVARNLPAFR comes from the coding sequence GTGATCGTGGTGACAGGCGCAACCGGCAACATCGGACGGACCCTGGTGTCCCTGTTGGCCGAGGCCGGCGAGGACGTCGTGGCCGTCTCCCGGCGGGCCGAGGTCGAAGGGCTTCCCTCCCAGGTCAGGCCCGTCCGGGCCGACGTCGGGGACAGTGCGAGCATGCAGCCCGTACTCCAACGCGCCGACGGCCTCTTCCTCCTGCTGGGCGGGGAGCTCAACGGCCGCGGCGAAAGCCCCAGCGCCCTTGTCGGCGCCGCCGTCGAGGCCGGGGTCAAGCGGATCGTCCTGCTCTCGTCCCAGCTCAACTCCACCCGCCCTCACGCGCTCTCCCACGAACGACTGCGCGCCTTCGAAGGCAGCGTGCGCACGTCCGGCGCGGACTTCACGATCCTGCGCCCGGGCGGCTTCGCCTCTAACTCCCTCGGGTGGGCCGAGTCGATCCGCGCGCAGCGCACCGTCTTCGCCCCGTTCGGCGACGTGGCCCTGCCCGTCATCGACCCGGCCGACATCGCGGCGGTCGCCACGGCAGCCCTGATCGAGGAGCGACACTCGGGCCGTACGTACGTCCTGACCGGTCCCGAGGCCATCAGCCCACGCCAGCAGACCGCAGCGATCTCCCGGGGCCTCGGCGAAAGGGTTGCCTTCCAGGAACTGTCGCGCGCGGAGGCCCATGCCCGCATGGCTCAGTTCATGCCGGAACAAGTCATCGACGGCACGCTCGACGTCCTCGGCGTCCCGTTGCCGGCCGAGCAGGCGCCCAGCCCTGATGTGGAAGAGGTCTTGCACCGGCCGGCCGCACCGTTCGACGCATGGGTCGCGCGCAACCTGCCGGCCTTCCGCTGA
- a CDS encoding FhaA domain-containing protein, with translation MTGRREGGRQGGLSRWERAWERWQNSLLRKVRRRGHVELLEALHRECDDNAVVCSENRVVVPNAYEVELDAQVHEELTRRGRGGVGEALAEDLVRHGEHNGYEWAGPLTVRVTAVAHPRADPYRVSSSPMPHVRADAFPAHGIAPTDPPPSP, from the coding sequence GTGACGGGCCGGCGGGAGGGCGGACGCCAGGGCGGGCTCTCGCGATGGGAACGGGCCTGGGAACGCTGGCAGAACAGTCTGCTGCGCAAAGTCCGCCGCCGCGGGCACGTCGAACTGCTCGAGGCTCTGCACCGCGAGTGCGATGACAACGCCGTGGTGTGCAGCGAGAACAGGGTTGTCGTCCCCAATGCCTATGAAGTGGAACTGGACGCCCAAGTGCACGAGGAACTGACCCGCCGTGGACGGGGCGGTGTCGGTGAGGCGCTCGCGGAGGACCTCGTCCGCCACGGGGAGCACAACGGCTACGAGTGGGCAGGTCCGCTCACCGTCCGCGTCACCGCCGTCGCGCATCCCCGCGCCGACCCGTACCGCGTGAGCAGCAGCCCGATGCCCCATGTGCGGGCTGACGCCTTTCCGGCCCACGGGATCGCACCTACCGACCCACCACCGTCTCCCTAG
- a CDS encoding low affinity iron permease family protein — translation MTLEHPADRGGSRRGPFERLAEHASNFTSSPAFFGVCMLLVGTVIGVHIAKAPLTWMLLAGESMTAVTLLLLALLKNSERRAEHAVQRKLDAIAAALLETQHDAPGPAQRALRTAIGIEEQT, via the coding sequence ATGACCCTGGAGCACCCGGCCGACCGCGGCGGCAGCAGGCGCGGGCCCTTCGAGCGGCTCGCCGAGCACGCGTCCAACTTCACCAGCAGCCCGGCATTCTTCGGGGTCTGCATGCTCCTGGTCGGCACCGTCATCGGCGTGCACATCGCGAAGGCGCCACTCACATGGATGCTGCTCGCCGGCGAGTCCATGACCGCGGTGACCCTCCTACTGCTGGCGCTGCTGAAGAACAGCGAACGCCGGGCCGAGCATGCCGTGCAGCGCAAGCTCGACGCCATCGCAGCCGCTCTGCTCGAAACCCAGCACGATGCCCCCGGCCCGGCCCAGCGCGCCCTGCGCACGGCCATCGGCATCGAAGAGCAGACCTGA
- a CDS encoding LacI family DNA-binding transcriptional regulator — MSRTGPTLEDVARQAGVSRATVSRVVNGIRNVDPDIQELVRHAIEQTGYRPNRAARSLVTQRTEAVALIISGAGDTFASRVFADPFFGRVVSGVFGYLRSHAMHPVLIVAESDAAREQVVDYLSQGSADGALVVSIQVCDPLPQMLVAARIPVVLFARPGHMDDVSHVDLAHAEGARLAAEHLLARGCRRIATISAPQSIPAARDRLDGFRAALASAGVADVPSTEGNFTVDSGAAAMAELLDGHPDVDGVFAANDLMAQGACQVLRERGRRIPDDVAVVGFDDSSVATTCRPPLTTVRQPVEKMAGAMARLLSEHIQGTRTRPTSVIFDAELVVRESA; from the coding sequence ATGAGCAGAACGGGTCCGACGCTGGAGGATGTGGCGCGGCAGGCCGGAGTGTCGCGGGCGACGGTGTCCCGGGTCGTCAACGGCATCCGCAATGTGGACCCCGACATCCAGGAGCTCGTACGCCACGCGATCGAGCAGACCGGGTACCGGCCCAACCGCGCCGCCAGGTCGCTCGTCACCCAGCGGACGGAGGCGGTCGCGCTGATCATCTCCGGCGCGGGTGACACCTTCGCCTCACGCGTCTTCGCCGACCCGTTCTTCGGACGGGTGGTGAGCGGTGTCTTCGGATACCTGCGCTCCCACGCGATGCATCCGGTGCTCATCGTCGCCGAGTCCGACGCCGCACGGGAGCAGGTCGTCGACTACCTGAGCCAGGGCAGCGCCGACGGAGCGCTGGTGGTGTCGATCCAGGTCTGCGACCCCTTGCCGCAGATGCTGGTCGCCGCACGGATACCCGTGGTGCTCTTCGCCCGCCCCGGACATATGGACGACGTCAGCCACGTCGACCTCGCACATGCCGAAGGAGCCCGGCTGGCCGCCGAGCACCTCCTGGCCCGGGGTTGCCGGCGCATCGCGACGATCTCCGCGCCCCAATCGATCCCCGCGGCCCGCGACCGCCTCGACGGCTTCCGCGCGGCGCTGGCCTCCGCCGGGGTGGCGGATGTCCCCTCCACCGAGGGGAACTTCACCGTCGACAGCGGCGCCGCGGCCATGGCGGAGCTGCTCGACGGCCATCCGGACGTGGACGGCGTCTTCGCCGCGAACGACCTGATGGCCCAGGGCGCCTGCCAGGTGCTGCGCGAGCGGGGCAGGCGGATCCCCGACGACGTAGCCGTCGTCGGCTTCGACGACTCGAGCGTGGCGACGACGTGCCGCCCGCCGCTGACCACGGTGCGCCAACCGGTGGAGAAGATGGCCGGCGCGATGGCCCGGCTCCTGTCAGAGCACATCCAGGGCACGCGCACCCGGCCCACGTCGGTGATCTTCGACGCCGAACTGGTCGTGCGCGAGTCGGCCTGA
- a CDS encoding discoidin domain-containing protein, translating to MPVSIPLAPPPRGRRSRPARRGIAGALATALAGSLLALVPATTAQAAPTLLSQGRTATASSTEGPAFAASAAFDGNLTGTRWASSWQDAQWLQVDLGKSATLSHAVLTWEGAYGKSYQIQSSENGTDWRTVTSVGAGDGGTDEVSLSGTGRYIRMNGLTRATGYGFSLWEFQVYGSTDGGGGPTLPGGGDLGPNVHVFDPSTPGIQAKLDQVFQQQESAQFGSGRHAFLFKPGTYNNLNAQIGFYTQIAGLGLRPGDTTINGDVTVDAGWFNGNATQNFWRGAEGLTLNPVSGTNRWAVSQASSFRRMHVEGGLNLAPNGYGWASGGYIADSRIDGQVGNYSQQQWYTRDSSIGGWSNSVWNQTFSGVQGAPANAFPEPRYTTLDTTPISREKPYLYLDGNEYKVFAPAKRTNARGTTWAGGAPQGESIPLSQFYVVKPGATAATINQALAQGLHLLFTPGVYHVDRTIEVNRANTIVLGLGLATIIPDNGVTAMKVADVDGVRLAGFLIDAGPVNSPTLLEIGPQGAGADHAANPTTVQDVYIRIGGAHVGKATTSMVVNSDDTIIDHTWVWRADHGEGWGWETNRADYGVRVNGDDVLATGLFVEHFNKYDVEWYGERGRTIFYQNEKAYDAPNQAAIQNGSTKGYAAYRVDDSVNTHEAWGLGSYCNYNVDPTIVQDHGFKAPVKPGVKFHSLLVVSLGGMGHYNHVINSTGASTIPAGTSTVPSTLVSFP from the coding sequence ATGCCCGTTAGCATCCCCCTCGCACCACCACCCCGCGGACGCCGTTCTCGTCCGGCCCGCAGAGGCATCGCCGGGGCGCTCGCCACCGCCCTGGCGGGGAGCCTGCTCGCGCTGGTCCCCGCAACGACGGCGCAGGCCGCCCCCACCCTGCTCTCCCAGGGAAGGACCGCCACCGCCTCCTCCACCGAGGGCCCCGCCTTCGCCGCGAGCGCTGCGTTCGACGGCAACCTCACCGGCACCCGCTGGGCCAGCTCGTGGCAGGACGCCCAGTGGCTCCAGGTCGACCTCGGCAAGAGCGCCACGCTCAGCCATGCCGTCCTGACCTGGGAGGGGGCCTACGGAAAGAGCTACCAGATCCAGTCCTCGGAGAACGGCACCGACTGGCGCACCGTCACCTCCGTCGGCGCGGGCGACGGAGGCACCGACGAGGTCTCCCTGTCCGGGACCGGGCGCTACATCCGTATGAACGGCCTCACCCGGGCGACCGGATACGGCTTCTCGCTCTGGGAGTTCCAGGTGTACGGCTCCACCGACGGCGGTGGCGGGCCGACTCTTCCCGGCGGCGGCGACCTCGGTCCCAACGTGCACGTCTTCGACCCGTCCACACCCGGCATCCAGGCCAAGCTGGACCAGGTGTTCCAGCAGCAGGAGTCGGCCCAGTTCGGCTCCGGCCGGCACGCCTTCCTCTTCAAGCCGGGCACGTACAACAACCTCAACGCGCAGATCGGCTTCTACACCCAGATAGCCGGTCTCGGGCTGCGGCCCGGTGACACCACCATCAACGGCGACGTGACCGTCGACGCCGGGTGGTTCAACGGCAACGCGACCCAGAACTTCTGGCGCGGCGCCGAGGGCCTGACCCTCAACCCGGTCAGCGGCACCAACCGGTGGGCGGTCTCGCAGGCGTCCTCCTTCCGCCGCATGCACGTCGAGGGCGGCCTCAACCTCGCCCCGAACGGCTACGGCTGGGCCAGCGGCGGCTACATCGCCGACTCCAGGATCGACGGCCAGGTCGGCAACTACTCGCAGCAGCAGTGGTACACCCGCGACAGCTCCATCGGCGGCTGGTCCAACAGCGTCTGGAACCAGACGTTCTCGGGCGTCCAGGGCGCACCCGCCAACGCGTTCCCCGAGCCCCGCTACACCACGCTCGACACCACCCCGATCTCCCGGGAGAAGCCCTACCTCTACCTGGACGGCAACGAGTACAAGGTGTTCGCGCCCGCCAAGCGGACCAATGCCCGTGGCACCACGTGGGCCGGCGGCGCACCGCAGGGGGAGTCGATCCCGCTCAGCCAGTTCTACGTGGTCAAGCCGGGCGCCACCGCCGCCACCATCAACCAGGCGCTGGCCCAGGGCCTGCACCTGCTGTTCACCCCGGGCGTCTACCACGTCGACCGGACCATCGAGGTGAACCGCGCCAACACCATCGTGCTCGGTCTCGGCCTCGCCACGATCATCCCGGACAACGGCGTCACCGCGATGAAGGTCGCCGATGTCGACGGCGTCCGGCTGGCCGGCTTCCTGATCGACGCCGGACCGGTCAACTCGCCGACGCTGCTGGAGATCGGTCCGCAGGGGGCCGGCGCGGACCACGCCGCCAACCCCACCACCGTGCAGGACGTGTACATCCGCATCGGCGGGGCCCACGTCGGCAAGGCCACCACCAGCATGGTCGTCAACAGCGACGACACGATCATCGACCACACCTGGGTCTGGCGCGCCGACCACGGCGAGGGCTGGGGCTGGGAGACCAACCGCGCCGACTACGGAGTCCGTGTCAACGGCGACGACGTGCTCGCCACCGGCCTGTTCGTCGAGCACTTCAACAAGTACGACGTCGAGTGGTACGGCGAGCGCGGACGCACGATCTTCTACCAGAACGAGAAGGCGTACGACGCCCCCAACCAGGCCGCGATCCAGAACGGCTCCACGAAGGGGTACGCCGCCTACCGGGTCGACGACTCCGTGAACACCCACGAGGCGTGGGGCCTCGGCAGCTACTGCAACTACAACGTGGACCCGACCATCGTCCAGGACCA